TGACTTAGCTGAAGTGCTCGGTGCAAGCGTCGGTGCGAGCCGTGATGCAGTTGAAGCAGGATGGATCGATCACCATTATCAGATTGGGCAGACTGGAGTTACCGTGACGCCGAAGATTTACTTTGCGATTGCCATATCCGGTGCAGTACAGCACATTGTTGGCATGCAGAACTCCGAGTTTATTATTGCGATTAATAAGGACCCGGACGCTCCCATTCACAGTGTGGCTACGTACAGCATTATTGGCGATGCATTTGAAGTCGTACCAAAGCTTATCGAAGCGTTCAAAAAAGTCGTAAAAGGCGGTGAAGCAGTCCATGTCTGAGAAGTTTGACGCAATTATAGTGGGTGCCGGACCTGCGGGAACATCTGCCGCATATACTATGGCGAAAGCAGGATTAAACGTACTGCTGATTGAGCGGGGAGAATATCCCGGCGCTAAGAATGTTATGGGCGGGGTATTGTATCGTCACCAAATGGAAGAGATGATTCCTGGTTTTTATAAAGAAGCGCCAGTCGAGCGTCCGGTTGTGGAACAGCGATTTTGGATGCTTGGAGAAGATTCTGTATTTACAAGCGGATACAAGGGGCTTGAGTGGAGCAAGGAACCGTACAACAACTTTACTGTATTGCGCGCCAAGTTCGATCAATGGTACGCCAGCAAAGCGGTTGAAGCAGGCGCGCTTTTGATCAATGAAACAGTCGTGACAGAATGTCTCGTTGAAGACGGGAAAGTAGTAGGGGTGCGTACGGATCGGCCTGATGGTGATGTGTACGCGGATGTAGTCGTCCTAGCCGATGGGGTAAATTCTCTGCTTTCCAAGTCGCTTGGCTTCCATAAAGAATTTAAACCGGATGAAGTAGCGCTTGCTGTGATGGAAGTGGTCAACCTGCCAGCGGAAAAAATTGAAGATCGGTTTAATCTAGAGCCAAATCAGGGTACGACGATTGAGATTTTTGGTGATGCAACAAAAGGCATCCTGGGTACGGGTTTCATTTATACCAATAAGGAGAGCATTAATATTGGGGTGGGAGCCACACTCTCGGGTATGATTAAGCATAAACTTCGTCCGTATGACTTGCTTGATTACCTGAAAAACCATCCGATTGTACGTCCGCTGATCCGTGGCGGCGAGTCGATGGAATATGCCGCACACCTTATTCCGGAGGGCGGATACAATGCGATGCCTAAGATTGTAGGCAATGGTGTGGTTGTAATTGGTGATGCCGGACAGATGGTCAACAGTATTCACCGTGAGGGCAGCAACATGGCGATGACATCGGGCCGCTTAGCGGCAGAGACGATCGTGCTTGCCAAGCAAGCGGGG
This window of the Aneurinibacillus sp. REN35 genome carries:
- a CDS encoding FAD-dependent oxidoreductase; protein product: MSEKFDAIIVGAGPAGTSAAYTMAKAGLNVLLIERGEYPGAKNVMGGVLYRHQMEEMIPGFYKEAPVERPVVEQRFWMLGEDSVFTSGYKGLEWSKEPYNNFTVLRAKFDQWYASKAVEAGALLINETVVTECLVEDGKVVGVRTDRPDGDVYADVVVLADGVNSLLSKSLGFHKEFKPDEVALAVMEVVNLPAEKIEDRFNLEPNQGTTIEIFGDATKGILGTGFIYTNKESINIGVGATLSGMIKHKLRPYDLLDYLKNHPIVRPLIRGGESMEYAAHLIPEGGYNAMPKIVGNGVVVIGDAGQMVNSIHREGSNMAMTSGRLAAETIVLAKQAGDFSANMLDTYRVRLLESFVGQDLKKYKDATHTFESYPQYFKEYIPMINQAASQFFTVDGMPKREKQKKIFRGLTEGKSKLGMVQDIYRAWKVMK